In Mya arenaria isolate MELC-2E11 chromosome 1, ASM2691426v1, the genomic stretch ggatcgaaacCACAATCTCTTTGGTGAGGGGCGGATACCTTTACCActggaccactctcaccctcaccCCCTTGGACGAGAGGCAAACACCTTTACAGCAAGATCGCTCTCATTTTTGTCTGGATGGAACCCACAAGCTCCTGGGTGGGAGCGGACACATattatcactagaccactcacacccatgtggggatcgaacccacaccATCTTGGATCGGAGGTGGTCACCTTTACCACTAGTCCACTAACGCCCGTGTGGGGATGGAACCCACAAGCTTTAGGATGAGCGGCGGatacctttaccactagaccattctcaccctggtggagatCGAAACCACAATCTCTTTGGTGAGAGACGGAGACCTTTACCActggaccactctcaccctggtggggatcgaaacCACAATATCTTTGGTGAGAGGCTGATACCTTTACCACTGGACCACTCTctccctggtggggatcgaaacCACAATCTCTTTGGGGATATGCGGATACCTTTACCACTAgcccactctcaccctggtggggatcgaaatCACAATCTCTTTGGTCGGAgacggacacctttaccactggatcactctcaccctggtggggatcgaaacCACAATCTCTTTGGTGATatgcggacacctttaccactagcccactctcaccctggtggcgatcgaaaccacaacctcttgggtcggaggcggacacctttaccacaaGACCACCCACATCCTTGTGgcgatcgaacccacaacctctagagtggggggggggggggcggacacctttaccaccaGACCAAACTCACCCTTGTTTTGATCCaacacacaacctcttgggtgagaggctgacaccCTTATTGACTTTAAGTGacatattatatgaaatataaaagaacaacatattaatacattaaaaaatcaatcatttcagGAATATCTGAAAAGGTACAAGTATACCAAGTGTTTTAATACCTCATTTCTTATGAAATACGCTATTTCTTTATATCATAAGATATTTAAGAGACactcttaatcaaaatcaatgcattcacatgtataacacacatacatttggaattataaaccttaaactacttactaaataacgcatttatggaaaatataaataattgataacaCGTATTTTACCGTATATCTAATAGCTGaaaagtgctaaaatatttattgtgatgAACTATCGACTTATATGGtataaataccgtgttttctgcaccattctttcaaattaaactcggtattcttcataggaaccattgttttcgacacatttattctttttggtatattaaaaatgttttaattgtggtaaaccttatttgggagtaagagtgcatctttaaacagtTCAGTAGTATTTCGCATAATTATTAAGAAAGTGTAAAGTTTATATGCGCTTGGATTCACCCTGTATTATATATAAGTGGTTTTTTTAGGAATTAgttttaccgcctgtgccttgcaaattggggaAAAGGTCGACTTTGGGAAatatacaaaatcaggccaaaatagctaatttaatggaaaatatagatgttttaacttttttatgcatacattatgctctgaaaaaagaaagtcttgtcaagattttgtttatatttcaagaaattcattgcttatttattcattaacctaacctgcatttatcaaatagagaaaaaaatacatgttttggggaaaatggacagtttttcgcaaggggaaacagcctttagaaggcagtaaattgcagcAAAAATTCACTGTATACAAATACGTTTTCGAtggacttttaaataataacggttatttatagttatacaaaaataaagataaattaaaaaactgTTAGATCTTATAACATATGtcatgttattgttattttatttttgtcaaattgcaTCAAAAGCACGTAAACATATATAACTCGCGTTCGAAGGCCGGTCAGTTGCAACTGACTGTCCGAATAAACTTgttttcaatcatttatttatgttatttaccGTAACGCTAGATTTTTTATCCACCGCATTGTCAACACGCCAATTCGTTAAATTAATCAACGCCGATGAGTTACAACCTAACAACCGCTATTTCATCTTCCGATGACATTTTATTACGTTCTCTTTTAACACGATCGCtaatcaaagacattttttacaaaaatgactTTGTTGATCAACAAAAAAGCTTTGGTCAACTAAGAACGAGTTTCGAGTCAGTAGTTGCGGGCAATAGTGACTAGTTTCATCTAGTTTATCTCAATAGTTTATTGTTCTTAAACAATTCAGTTATTTTGGCGTGAACATTGTTGTTTAAAGCAGTGCcattaatataaatttttaatattaaaaatggttaaatttaTAAATTGGTATTCATACaacaaagcaatattttttttattgttttaactaaGCTGAACACAGAAAGTGCTATGGAATTATAACCCCAGACAGACAATTTTTTAAGAACTTGTTGTTTTGCATTATACTATGttgtgttaaatttaaaataattactcTAAGGTAACATTTAACGCGCTCATTTTGATATCGATTATCTTAAACAATTcgatatgtttaattaaataaaacatttatttcaaatacagtgATATGCGAttgcatattaaaacacagtGATATGTATAATTTCATTATACACCATGtgtaattataaacatttcacGATGGCTTACATCGCATTGTTGTGGATAACTCTGAGTATGCTGATAAGCAATGTGGCTGGAAATGGGCGAATGTTGGTTCCCCCTCAGCGCTCAAGTCTGTGGCGTGAACCGGCTTACTATGGAAGAATTGATGTGTTCCGGAACTACAATGACCATACTCTCAACTGTGGGGGTTACTGGGTGAGTTGAAGGATCTACATATCTATATAAATAAGACAGGTGTAGGCTGAAATGAATCACTCTGGTAtccgtttcctgggtagaaactaGAACTGGCCTAAACACacaaaatacttaagtcaaatctcaatcttaaTCTCATTTCATTTTTCCAaattacagtatgacattatcAAAAATgactaatgttttactatttttaaaagcacattctcacatgcattatgttgataaacatgattgctcaatattctaaaaaaaatatttctacagcacaaaatgtacttgagtaaaactcaaaaataataaattggacgCAAGTACAATCTTTGCtctcaatttatttttctatataatatttaccttttttatcaacataataaatgagagaattccattttaaaaagggtaatatttacaattttgaatcatagGATgctgtaattattttaaaaagagttgagactgagactgagattgagatttgacttcagtattttcgtgatattgtgGTCAGGTCTCCCCATTTTGAGTGGCCACACGATTtattaatgatgaaataaacttaaattatatGAAACTTAAATATGTTATTCGTAGCCTCTAAGACTAAGCATAAGTGTACACAcaaatacacttatttatatcattttttttcaaattaaaactaaattattatgaaaaaatatacattggATTTATTGTTTCATCACGTTCCAGTGATGGAAGTGACATACTTATGTTATTTGATCactttaatgaatatattgtaaattaCCCCGCAACAGTagttttaaagtgacattccTATTCAAAAtccatacatatacatgtataacaaacatcaattttgagtgagaaacctttaacaacttactaaataatgcatttatggaaaatactcaTTACTGAGAACAAATTTGTTGCCGtgcatttaatagcagaaagcgcaaaaatattaaatgattggtgaatagTAAAAGATTTACAGatgtctactatagtctcattaggtagaaataccttgttttatgttcatttctttcaaatttaacttggtatccttcataagaatcattgttttcgacatttattcaccccttttggaatattaaaacaatattattaattatggtaaatcttatctgggagtaagagtgcatctttaaccatTTGCTATAGCATTGGTGCAGTTATTCTTATTgcaaaaacatctaaataaaaGCGCTATGGCCGATATGTATAAAGCGTTGAAACAGCTTTATGACGTTCATAGTAACAATACAATAAGCCGTCTTTATGCAGTATTACTACGATAAAGTATtgtgataatataaaaaaaatcattaataaataacaatcataatgatgtttatactttttttttaaatgtccattTCCATTTCCATTCATAAACACTTAAGATTGACTGGAAAATTACATTGGCAACAATGGCGTAAAAATAGTAAAGTTTGcactaaacaaaataaaatgtcatctttACAGCGTTTGTTTGAAAACGAGGGCCGATGTGGCGTTTGCGGGGATTCCTGGGATAGCGAACTTCCACGCCCAAACGAGGCAGGCGGATTATACGCACGAGGTATCATCTCACGCAAATATTCCACCGACCAGCGCTTCATCTACTCTGTTATCCAAGTGACGTCATCTATCGGAGGATACTTTGAGTTCTATATTTGTCCAAATGATGACGTTACCAAGAGGGTAAGCAGAGCTTGCCTTGACGAACACCCGATGCAGGTGTTCAGCCCGGACGATAAACCTTTAGGATACAGGTATTTCGGTTCATTGCACTTGctacttattaaatatattatttatcatttgatgACAAATGGCTCTCTGACATTTAAACTTGGTcttctccggcaagcttcgagatagacctcatAATTAGACTTAAAAAATGGTGAATTGACATTTCAACTCGGCCGGCCTTCTCCGGCAAGCCTCAGGAAAAAAACCTCGTAAACAGGCTTAAAGAAATGGTGTACTGACTTTTCAATTCGGCCTTCTCCGGCAAGCCTCGGGATAGACCTCGTAAACAGGCTTAAAGAAATGGTGTATTGACATTTCAACTCGGTcttctccggcaagcttcgagatagacctcgtaaacaGGCTTAgagatatacaaaaatattatcagGCCACCGGCGATCAACTCAGTTACCATTACGCTAAGTGGACACATTCGATAAAGACAACAATgtactgaaattaataattttgattgattttaaagtaCGCTTTGGATAAAGCTTGATACTTTACGCAATGTGTTCTATTCAATATGATCCATGACGgtttaaaacacatacaacacgTTTTCAATATAGGCGCCCTCGTGCTAGACTAATTTTAACGACCTGTATTATTTACGaggtaatataattatgttgaataataGC encodes the following:
- the LOC128221884 gene encoding uncharacterized protein LOC128221884, with product MAYIALLWITLSMLISNVAGNGRMLVPPQRSSLWREPAYYGRIDVFRNYNDHTLNCGGYWRLFENEGRCGVCGDSWDSELPRPNEAGGLYARGIISRKYSTDQRFIYSVIQVTSSIGGYFEFYICPNDDVTKRLATMGFAKTVVGRRDVVSSRKYTTAQILRFFRKSPRKKQRCPLAAHAHRPRLTNLLPQNNQYQ